Proteins from one Nomia melanderi isolate GNS246 chromosome 3, iyNomMela1, whole genome shotgun sequence genomic window:
- the NKAIN gene encoding sodium/potassium-transporting ATPase subunit beta-1-interacting protein isoform X3, producing the protein MGICNRRHFLLTICVLQLITTVERQVFDFLGFMWAPILVNFFNIIFVILGFFGAFQYRPKYIISYCIWNTVWLGWNIFMICFYLNVGVLDKNSDILNLGTGSFSWWHVNGPGCKPIFDVTEPELFRPARPTNVTDCVLDYEVVEILHASTQCILGFIAVVGGICLSKVFMEEDDSFDFVGGDDFGLAGHTPLHPITN; encoded by the exons ATGGGAATTTGTAATCGAAGACACTTCCTGCTGACAATATGTGTCTTACAACTT ATTACTACTGTGGAGCgccaagttttcgactttttAGGCTTTATGTGGGCCCCGATACTGGTTAACttcttcaatattatatttgttatctTAGGATTTTTTGGGGCCTTTCAATATAGAcctaaatatattatatca TACTGTATATGGAACACTGTATGGTTAGGATGGAATATTTTCATGATATGCTTTTATCTCAACGTGGGTGTACTGGACAAA AATAGCGATATTTTAAATCTTGGAACAGGTAGTTTTTCATGGTGGCATGTAAATGGACCAGGTTGCAAACCAATTTTTGATGTCACAGAGCCTGAACTGTTTAGACCTGCAAGGCCTACAAATGTAACAGACTGTGTACTAGATTATGAAGTAGTTGAAATTTTACACGCGTCTACGCAATGTATCTTAGGT TTTATCGCGGTCGTGGGTGGTATTTGCCTAAGTAAAGTTTTCATGGAAGAAGATGATAGCT TTGACTTTGTGGGAGGTGATGACTTCGGGTTGGCAGGCCACACACCGTTACATCCTAT TACAAACTAA
- the NKAIN gene encoding sodium/potassium-transporting ATPase subunit beta-1-interacting protein isoform X4, protein MGICNRRHFLLTICVLQLITTVERQVFDFLGFMWAPILVNFFNIIFVILGFFGAFQYRPKYIISYCIWNTVWLGWNIFMICFYLNVGVLDKNSDILNLGTGSFSWWHVNGPGCKPIFDVTEPELFRPARPTNVTDCVLDYEVVEILHASTQCILGFIAVVGGICLSKVFMEEDDSFDFIGGFDPPFCTN, encoded by the exons ATGGGAATTTGTAATCGAAGACACTTCCTGCTGACAATATGTGTCTTACAACTT ATTACTACTGTGGAGCgccaagttttcgactttttAGGCTTTATGTGGGCCCCGATACTGGTTAACttcttcaatattatatttgttatctTAGGATTTTTTGGGGCCTTTCAATATAGAcctaaatatattatatca TACTGTATATGGAACACTGTATGGTTAGGATGGAATATTTTCATGATATGCTTTTATCTCAACGTGGGTGTACTGGACAAA AATAGCGATATTTTAAATCTTGGAACAGGTAGTTTTTCATGGTGGCATGTAAATGGACCAGGTTGCAAACCAATTTTTGATGTCACAGAGCCTGAACTGTTTAGACCTGCAAGGCCTACAAATGTAACAGACTGTGTACTAGATTATGAAGTAGTTGAAATTTTACACGCGTCTACGCAATGTATCTTAGGT TTTATCGCGGTCGTGGGTGGTATTTGCCTAAGTAAAGTTTTCATGGAAGAAGATGATAGCT TTGATTTCATTGGTGGATTTGATCCTCCATTTTG TACAAACTAA
- the LOC116430806 gene encoding uncharacterized protein LOC116430806: MDFACATFERGTFGTARLRCAEGTFRVHNIYGDGNCMFRAISYILWRNEDEHRYLRAMVVQHIKDNWYEYGPFVMAEWNISDRQRYCDYMGMVGTFACELECTVATKMYYMNLSIYREIRNRYELKRVFHNHVSSQYETARLLFTGNSDSGHYDVLIPD, from the exons ATGGACTTCGCGTGTGCAACGTTTGAAAGAGGAACATTCG GTACGGCTCGATTAAGGTGCGCTGAGGGCACGTTTCGCGtgcacaatatatacggtgatgGGAATTGCATGTTTCGAGCGATCAGTTATATTTTATGGCGAAACGAAGATGAACATCGATACCTTCGTGCAATG GTCGTCCAACACATCAAGGACAACTGGTATGAGTACGGACCGTTCGTGATGGCGGAATGGAACATATCGGATCGTCAAAGGTACTGCGATTACATGGGCATGGTTGGCACATTCGCCTGCGAGTTGGAGTGCACAGTAGCCACGAAAATGTATTACATGAATCTGTCGATCTATCGGGAGATCAGAAATCGGTATGAACTCAAGCGAGTGTTTCACAACCACGTGAGCTCTCAGTACGAAACCGCGAGGCTCCTGTTCACGGGAAACTCGGACAGTGGCCATTACGACGTTCTAATTCCTGATTGA
- the NKAIN gene encoding sodium/potassium-transporting ATPase subunit beta-1-interacting protein isoform X2, which yields MGICNRRHFLLTICVLQLITTVERQVFDFLGFMWAPILVNFFNIIFVILGFFGAFQYRPKYIISYCIWNTVWLGWNIFMICFYLNVGVLDKNSDILNLGTGSFSWWHVNGPGCKPIFDVTEPELFRPARPTNVTDCVLDYEVVEILHASTQCILGFIAVVGGICLSKVFMEEDDSFDFVGGDDFGLAGHTPLHPMYVSYSALPSPAHPQKNSNQNYPEGTVSSHQSVGHDTSFPKQNDKFLNNSVRSKNSFRNDTIRTTRSNVSNRDLKYVDYSNDYSNPLDHLQRPVSPCDEYDSLDSAAKLRYQRNKMYYPHSSKYSPVASPRVKSRPATAKQSKVSNKPRVFTDHVREQPLRSFYSDPRLAIENQQNANEQESSSRSHNHRDSRPLSLYASNF from the exons ATGGGAATTTGTAATCGAAGACACTTCCTGCTGACAATATGTGTCTTACAACTT ATTACTACTGTGGAGCgccaagttttcgactttttAGGCTTTATGTGGGCCCCGATACTGGTTAACttcttcaatattatatttgttatctTAGGATTTTTTGGGGCCTTTCAATATAGAcctaaatatattatatca TACTGTATATGGAACACTGTATGGTTAGGATGGAATATTTTCATGATATGCTTTTATCTCAACGTGGGTGTACTGGACAAA AATAGCGATATTTTAAATCTTGGAACAGGTAGTTTTTCATGGTGGCATGTAAATGGACCAGGTTGCAAACCAATTTTTGATGTCACAGAGCCTGAACTGTTTAGACCTGCAAGGCCTACAAATGTAACAGACTGTGTACTAGATTATGAAGTAGTTGAAATTTTACACGCGTCTACGCAATGTATCTTAGGT TTTATCGCGGTCGTGGGTGGTATTTGCCTAAGTAAAGTTTTCATGGAAGAAGATGATAGCT TTGACTTTGTGGGAGGTGATGACTTCGGGTTGGCAGGCCACACACCGTTACATCCTATGTACGTTAGCTACTCGGCTCTTCCATCACCTGCCCACCCTCAAAAAAATTCCAATCAAAATTACCCAGAAGGCACAGTTAGCTCTCATCAATCGGTTGGTCACGATACCAGCTTCCCAAAGCAAAACGACAAATTCTTAAACAACTCGGTGCGAAGTAAAAATAGTTTTCGAAACGACACGATCAGAACCACCAGAAGCAACGTGTCTAATCGCGATTTGAAGTACGTGGATTATTCTAACGACTACTCAAACCCCTTAGATCATTTGCAAAGACCCGTGTCTCCGTGCGACGAGTACGACTCTTTGGACAGTGCGGCTAAATTGAGATATCAGAGAAACAAAATGTATTATCCGCATTCATCGAAATACAGTCCCGTTGCATCACCGCGTGTAAAGTCTCGCCCTGCCACAGCGAAACAATCTAAAGTCTCCAACAAGCCTAGAGTTTTCACGGATCACGTCCGTGAGCAACCTCTACGATCGTTTTACTCGGATCCTAGATTGGCGATCGAGAATCAACAGAACGCGAACGAACAAGAAAGTTCGAGCAGGTCTCACAATCACAGAGACAGTAGACCGCTGTCGTTGTACGCCAGTAACTTTTAA
- the LOC116430797 gene encoding estradiol 17-beta-dehydrogenase 11 has protein sequence MFVTIDEASVTNSRLGSPSSVVWLFLIVEFLIGALLSGFLGILEIVKSLLPKPPRDMTGDVVLVAGAASALGESLAEEFAKCGCSVICVDHDSESIERIAAGLKGRYPMVEEVKPNHDKDDSQRLKTRKLAYECDLSDREQIRSTAQKIKDEVGRVDVLVTCVGNLDQDIFDTASRTLMSHFWTVLAFLPLILYRERAHIVGVTPIVSSRDAYHGSRAAIASLMGSLCQELSNHSSQLTFLAFAPIANCSSPEKSVKEVATNIMHAVRTDQQSLNVGWMSGFLYRLSCTMYYYITAFTEWVHSQGCDYPA, from the exons atGTTCGTCACGATAGACGAAGCTTCGGTGACAAACTCGAGACTCGGTAGCCCTTCGTCGGTTGTCTGGCTGTTCCTCATCGTTGAATTTCTGATTGGCGCGCTTCTGTCAGGTTTTCTAGGCATTCTCGAGATCGTGAAATCGTTGCTACCCAAACCGCCCAGGGATATGACCGGTGATGTAGTCCTG GTAGCCGGCGCTGCGTCGGCTCTGGGTGAATCTCTCGCCGAAGAATTTGCTAAATGTGGATGTTCCGTCATCTGCGTGGACCACGATTCGGAGTCGATCGAAAGAATAGCCGCCGGCTTGAAAGGACGTTACCCTATGGTCGAAGAAGTTAAGCCGAACCATGACAAAGACGATTCGCAGAGGCTGAAAACGAGAAAACTCGCTTACGAGTGCGACTTATCGGACAGAGAACAGATACGGAGTACAGCGCAGAAGATCAAGGACGAGGTTGGACGAGTCGACGTTCTGGTGACTTGCGTGGGCAACCTGGATCAAGACATCTTCGATACAGCCAGCAGAACTTTGATGAGTCATTTCTGG ACGGTTTTAGCGTTCCTGCCGCTGATTTTGTATCGCGAACGAGCACACATTGTCGGTGTTACACCAATTGTGTCGAGTCGCGACGCGTACCACGGTTCAAGGGCGGCGATAGCCA GCCTCATGGGGAGTCTGTGCCAAGAGTTGAGCAACCACAGCAGCCAGTTGACGTTCTTGGCATTCGCGCCAATCGCAAACTGCAG CTCGCCAGAAAAAAGCGTGAAAGAAGTAGCCACGAACATCATGCACGCGGTTAGAACGGATCAACAGAGTTTAAACGTGGGTTGGATGTCTGGATTCTTGTATCGATTAAG TTGcacaatgtattattatataacggCCTTCACGGAGTGGGTTCATTCTCAAGGATGCGATTATCCTGCATAA